One genomic segment of Caballeronia sp. TF1N1 includes these proteins:
- the hpxZ gene encoding oxalurate catabolism protein HpxZ, producing MTLAVNRAEVVAEVSAAFVAYERALVDNDVETMNMLFWNAPETVRYGIAEVQHGGEAIRAWREAAAPVPPSRRLHGTVVTAFGDDLATVSTEFTSDVTPLLGRQMQTWARLGDASSAFNGWIIVAAHVSLIDAP from the coding sequence ATGACGCTTGCGGTGAATCGCGCCGAGGTGGTTGCGGAAGTAAGCGCCGCGTTCGTCGCATACGAACGTGCGCTCGTCGATAACGATGTGGAGACCATGAACATGCTCTTCTGGAATGCGCCCGAGACGGTGCGTTACGGTATAGCCGAAGTTCAGCACGGCGGCGAAGCGATTCGCGCGTGGCGTGAAGCGGCCGCGCCGGTGCCGCCATCGCGACGGCTGCATGGCACGGTGGTGACGGCTTTCGGGGACGATCTCGCGACCGTGAGCACCGAGTTCACGAGCGACGTCACGCCCTTGCTCGGTCGCCAGATGCAAACGTGGGCGCGGCTGGGCGACGCATCGTCCGCGTTCAACGGATGGATCATCGTGGCGGCGCATGTCAGCCTCATCGACGCGCCGTAA
- a CDS encoding ABC transporter permease: protein MPDAQSPAVVLLLSLFAGAIRVSTPYLFVSIGECLTEKGGRVNLGLEGILVSGAMTGYAAAYLSGSPWIGVLAAAATGFVLGCLHGLVCSLPRVSDIAFGIALMLAGTGLAFYLGKPFIEPQAPMLPSMDLGGWSASAQLHNALHINPLFVIGVVLAFALQWGLRHTRWGMALRLVGENAESARAMGYPITRVRIVATAVGGLLAGVGGAYLSLVYPGSWNEGLSSGQGLMAVALVIFARWQPLRCLWAALIFGAAGALGPALQAIGVTSGYYLYNAAPYVLTLAIMVINCRPDRTLAGAPGELSLTR, encoded by the coding sequence ATGCCTGATGCTCAATCGCCCGCTGTCGTGCTGTTGCTCTCGCTGTTCGCGGGCGCCATTCGCGTGAGCACGCCTTATCTTTTCGTGAGCATCGGCGAATGTCTGACCGAGAAGGGCGGGCGCGTCAATCTCGGGCTCGAAGGCATTCTCGTCTCCGGCGCGATGACGGGCTACGCGGCGGCTTATCTGTCGGGCTCGCCGTGGATCGGCGTGCTTGCGGCAGCGGCCACGGGCTTCGTGCTCGGTTGCCTGCATGGTCTCGTCTGCTCGTTGCCGCGCGTGTCGGATATCGCGTTCGGCATTGCGTTGATGCTTGCGGGCACCGGCCTCGCGTTCTATCTCGGCAAGCCCTTCATCGAACCGCAAGCGCCGATGCTGCCTTCCATGGATCTCGGCGGCTGGAGCGCATCCGCGCAATTGCATAACGCGCTGCATATCAATCCGCTCTTCGTGATCGGTGTGGTGCTCGCGTTCGCGTTGCAATGGGGCTTGCGTCATACGCGCTGGGGCATGGCCCTGCGGCTCGTCGGCGAGAACGCGGAAAGTGCGCGCGCCATGGGCTATCCGATCACGCGTGTGCGTATCGTTGCCACGGCCGTTGGCGGCTTGCTGGCGGGCGTGGGCGGCGCGTATCTGTCGCTCGTCTATCCCGGCAGCTGGAACGAAGGCCTGTCGAGCGGCCAGGGCCTCATGGCCGTCGCGCTCGTGATCTTCGCGCGCTGGCAGCCGCTGCGCTGCCTGTGGGCCGCGCTCATCTTCGGCGCGGCAGGCGCGCTCGGTCCCGCGTTGCAGGCCATAGGCGTGACGAGCGGCTATTACCTCTACAACGCAGCGCCCTATGTCCTCACGCTCGCGATCATGGTCATCAACTGCCGTCCCGACCGAACCCTTGCCGGCGCGCCCGGCGAACTGAGCCTCACACGCTGA
- a CDS encoding TerC family protein: protein MEYLLALATDPAVWAALVTLIVMEVVLGIDNLVFISILSNKLPEAQRARTQRLGIMLALVMRLVLLGTVAWIAQLTQPVFTVFEHAFSWRDLILLAGGLFLVWKATTEMRHHVNKDVHAPGAVSGVASLTAWAAIGQILLLDLVFSVDSIITAVGMTEHLPIMFIAVIFAVATMLFAAQPLSRFIERNPTVVTLALSFLLVIAMTLIAEGFGTHVPKGYIYAAMGFAGFVEGLNLLSRRGKKKPREDAARLDGVSG, encoded by the coding sequence ATGGAATACCTTCTCGCGCTCGCTACCGACCCCGCCGTCTGGGCCGCACTCGTCACGCTCATCGTGATGGAAGTGGTGCTCGGCATCGACAATCTGGTCTTCATTTCGATACTCAGCAACAAGCTGCCCGAAGCGCAACGCGCACGCACGCAGCGTCTCGGCATCATGCTTGCGCTCGTCATGCGGCTCGTCTTGCTCGGCACGGTGGCGTGGATTGCGCAACTGACTCAACCGGTGTTCACCGTGTTCGAGCACGCGTTTTCATGGCGCGATCTGATCTTGCTCGCGGGCGGTCTCTTCCTGGTATGGAAGGCCACCACCGAGATGCGTCATCACGTGAACAAGGACGTGCATGCGCCGGGCGCGGTATCGGGCGTAGCCAGTCTGACGGCATGGGCGGCCATCGGTCAGATTCTGTTGCTCGATCTCGTGTTCTCAGTCGACAGCATCATCACGGCGGTCGGCATGACGGAGCATCTGCCGATCATGTTTATCGCAGTGATTTTCGCGGTCGCCACCATGCTGTTCGCCGCACAACCGCTGTCACGCTTCATCGAGCGCAATCCGACCGTGGTCACGCTGGCCTTGAGCTTCCTGCTCGTGATTGCGATGACGTTGATCGCCGAAGGCTTCGGCACGCACGTACCGAAGGGTTATATCTATGCGGCGATGGGTTTTGCGGGCTTCGTCGAAGGCTTGAATCTGCTGTCGAGGCGCGGCAAGAAGAAGCCGCGCGAAGACGCGGCGCGGCTCGATGGCGTGTCGGGCTAA
- a CDS encoding cysteine hydrolase family protein, whose product MPTLNGAKPSPYTFEANTTALVVIDMQRDFIEPGGFGEALGNDVSLLSSIVPTVQRLIEHAREQGWSVVHTRESHAADLSDCPPAKRLRGAPQARIGDEGPMGRILVRGEPGNAIIDALAPVEGELVIDKPGKGAFYATRLAEELAERSVTHLVFAGVTTEVCVQTSMREANDRGYECLLIEDATASYIPAFKDATIDMIRSQGGIVGWTATLADLTENRA is encoded by the coding sequence ATGCCGACCTTGAACGGCGCAAAGCCGTCCCCTTACACGTTCGAAGCGAACACGACCGCGCTCGTCGTCATCGACATGCAACGCGATTTCATCGAGCCGGGCGGCTTCGGGGAAGCGTTGGGCAACGACGTGTCGCTGCTGTCGTCCATCGTGCCGACGGTGCAGCGTCTTATCGAACATGCGCGCGAACAAGGCTGGTCTGTGGTGCATACGCGCGAATCGCATGCCGCCGATCTGTCGGATTGCCCGCCCGCGAAGCGCTTGCGCGGAGCGCCGCAGGCACGTATCGGCGATGAAGGACCGATGGGACGCATCCTCGTGCGCGGCGAGCCGGGCAACGCTATCATCGATGCACTCGCGCCCGTCGAAGGCGAACTCGTCATCGACAAACCGGGCAAGGGCGCCTTCTACGCGACGCGCCTCGCCGAAGAACTCGCAGAGCGTTCGGTCACGCATCTCGTGTTCGCGGGCGTCACGACCGAAGTCTGCGTACAGACCAGCATGCGCGAGGCCAATGACCGCGGCTATGAATGTCTTCTTATCGAAGACGCGACCGCGAGCTACATTCCCGCGTTCAAGGACGCGACCATCGACATGATTCGTTCGCAAGGCGGCATCGTGGGCTGGACCGCGACGCTCGCCGACTTAACGGAGAACCGAGCATGA
- a CDS encoding ABC transporter permease → MSTVIGSNSGALGPRLLLGVLPALPTLCALVGTLVLFSLFLLVQGQPALDALGLIVQGAFGSSFAWQSTLLRAAPLMLTALCVALPAQVGLIVIGGEGALALGGLGAAIVPSIVPASLPWFVATPLMAVAGMLAGALWIGAIGAMRQWRGVNETISSLLMSYIAIALFKHLVEGPLRDPASLNKPSTPPVPDALMIGSLPGLDVHWGLLWGALACVAAWVFVRQSTKGFAMRVAGGNHHAARLVGLPVTRLALTACMLGGAAAGLAGMFEVAAVQGSANASLLAGYGYAGILVAFAARQNPLAIILCAVLVGGIEASGSLLQRRLGLPDATTLVLQGLLFANLLAWEALGGRITAWRVKLQAAALARSTVRLEGTHA, encoded by the coding sequence ATGTCCACTGTGATCGGTTCGAATTCAGGCGCGCTCGGTCCACGGCTCCTGCTCGGCGTCTTGCCCGCGCTGCCCACGTTGTGCGCGCTCGTCGGCACGCTGGTGCTGTTCTCGCTCTTTCTGCTGGTGCAGGGACAGCCTGCGCTGGATGCGCTCGGGCTCATCGTGCAAGGCGCATTCGGTTCGTCGTTTGCATGGCAGAGCACGTTGCTGCGCGCGGCGCCGCTCATGCTGACCGCGTTGTGTGTCGCGTTGCCGGCTCAAGTCGGTTTGATCGTGATTGGTGGCGAAGGCGCGCTGGCGCTCGGCGGTCTCGGCGCGGCCATCGTGCCGTCCATCGTTCCTGCATCGTTGCCGTGGTTCGTCGCCACGCCGCTGATGGCGGTCGCCGGAATGCTCGCGGGCGCGCTTTGGATCGGTGCCATCGGCGCGATGCGGCAATGGCGCGGCGTCAACGAGACCATCAGCAGCCTTTTGATGTCGTATATCGCCATCGCGCTCTTCAAGCATCTCGTCGAAGGCCCGTTGCGCGATCCGGCAAGCCTCAACAAGCCCTCCACGCCTCCCGTTCCCGATGCCTTGATGATCGGCTCGCTGCCCGGCCTCGACGTCCACTGGGGCCTGCTATGGGGCGCGCTGGCATGTGTGGCCGCGTGGGTCTTCGTGCGCCAGAGCACCAAGGGCTTCGCGATGCGCGTTGCCGGCGGCAATCATCACGCGGCGCGTCTGGTCGGCTTGCCGGTGACGAGGCTCGCGCTCACCGCTTGCATGCTCGGCGGCGCGGCGGCGGGACTCGCGGGCATGTTCGAAGTCGCAGCCGTGCAGGGCAGCGCGAATGCGTCGCTGCTCGCGGGTTATGGCTATGCGGGCATTCTCGTGGCCTTCGCCGCGCGTCAGAATCCGCTCGCGATCATCCTGTGCGCGGTGCTCGTCGGCGGGATTGAAGCAAGCGGCAGTTTGCTGCAACGGCGCCTCGGCCTGCCCGATGCCACCACGCTCGTTCTACAAGGTCTGTTGTTCGCCAACCTGCTCGCGTGGGAAGCGCTCGGCGGCAGGATTACCGCGTGGCGCGTGAAGTTGCAGGCAGCGGCGCTCGCGCGTTCCACGGTTCGACTGGAGGGGACTCATGCCTGA
- a CDS encoding GntR family transcriptional regulator, with product MYQLLKQDIFNFRLFPGDRFSETDIAQHYGVSRTPMRDALFRLLREGYLEVGFRRGWKVSDINFDQLDQLYDLRIVLEVASLDKLGNTPPPYPHIDALKEVWCVSPEARESDPVAMFNMDENFHRGIVSATGNAEILRVHDEVTERIRIVRRLDFLKAHRTSATYEEHSTMLNYIDRGRHGEAAMLLRAHITQSKLEVRKITVSMLSEARDRKLPFVN from the coding sequence GTGTACCAGCTTCTCAAGCAGGACATCTTCAATTTCCGGCTATTCCCGGGCGATCGCTTTTCGGAGACCGACATCGCGCAACATTACGGCGTGTCGCGCACACCCATGCGCGACGCGCTGTTCCGCCTGCTGCGCGAAGGTTATCTCGAAGTTGGTTTCCGGCGTGGCTGGAAAGTGTCGGACATCAACTTCGACCAGCTAGACCAGTTGTATGACTTGCGTATCGTTCTCGAAGTCGCTTCGCTCGACAAGCTCGGTAATACGCCGCCGCCTTATCCTCATATCGATGCACTGAAGGAAGTGTGGTGCGTCTCGCCCGAAGCGCGCGAAAGCGATCCCGTCGCCATGTTCAACATGGACGAGAATTTTCATCGCGGCATTGTAAGCGCGACGGGCAACGCGGAAATCCTGCGCGTGCACGACGAAGTGACGGAGCGGATCAGGATCGTGCGGCGGCTGGACTTTCTGAAGGCACACCGCACCAGCGCGACTTACGAAGAACACTCGACCATGCTGAATTACATCGATCGCGGCAGACATGGCGAAGCCGCTATGCTGCTGCGCGCGCACATCACGCAGAGCAAGCTCGAAGTGCGCAAGATCACTGTGTCTATGCTGTCCGAGGCGCGTGACCGTAAGCTGCCCTTCGTGAACTGA
- a CDS encoding HPF/RaiA family ribosome-associated protein: protein MKVLFKSREPEAIAMHELAKTRSEFVFRRLAWLISKATVSLSDINGPRGGVDKRCQVEVQIDRSNTVVATSIARDWRGAIDLALARAARTLVRKRQSAKLARRVRARSVAYKLAPDETADQALTPAGA from the coding sequence ATGAAGGTCCTTTTCAAATCGCGTGAACCTGAAGCTATCGCCATGCACGAGCTCGCCAAGACGCGCAGTGAGTTCGTGTTTCGCCGGCTTGCATGGCTGATTTCGAAGGCCACCGTCAGTCTCTCCGATATCAACGGCCCGCGTGGCGGCGTCGACAAGCGCTGTCAGGTGGAAGTGCAGATAGACCGGAGCAATACCGTGGTGGCAACATCGATAGCGCGTGACTGGCGAGGCGCAATCGATCTTGCCTTGGCACGCGCGGCGCGCACGCTGGTGCGTAAGCGCCAAAGCGCGAAGCTCGCGCGGCGGGTGCGTGCGCGAAGTGTTGCCTACAAGCTTGCGCCGGACGAAACAGCGGATCAAGCGCTCACGCCTGCTGGCGCATGA
- a CDS encoding cysteine hydrolase family protein, whose translation MTRFIEARPYPWPYDGNLRADNTALIIIDMQTDFCGIGGYVDKMGYDLSLTRAPIEPIGNVLKLMREQGFTIIHTREGHRPDLSDLPANKRWRSRQVGTGGVGIGDDGPCGKILVRGEPGWEIIDELAPVAGEIVIDKPGKGSFCATDLELILRTRGIVNLVLTGITTDVCVHTTMREANDRGFECTLLADCCGATDKSNHDAALNMVLMQGGVFGTVSDSASMLATLGR comes from the coding sequence ATGACCCGCTTCATCGAGGCTCGTCCCTATCCGTGGCCGTACGACGGCAACCTGCGCGCCGATAACACCGCGCTCATCATCATCGACATGCAGACGGACTTTTGCGGCATCGGCGGCTATGTCGACAAGATGGGCTACGACCTGTCGCTCACGCGCGCGCCTATCGAGCCGATCGGGAACGTGCTCAAGCTCATGCGCGAACAGGGCTTCACGATCATTCATACGCGCGAGGGGCATCGGCCGGATTTGTCGGATCTGCCCGCCAACAAGCGCTGGCGCAGCCGGCAAGTAGGCACGGGTGGCGTGGGTATCGGCGACGACGGTCCTTGCGGCAAGATCCTCGTGCGCGGCGAACCGGGCTGGGAGATTATCGATGAACTCGCGCCAGTGGCGGGCGAAATCGTTATCGACAAGCCGGGCAAGGGCTCGTTCTGCGCCACCGATCTCGAACTCATCCTGCGCACGCGCGGCATCGTGAATCTCGTGCTCACGGGCATCACCACCGACGTGTGCGTGCATACGACGATGCGCGAGGCCAACGACCGCGGCTTCGAATGCACGCTGCTCGCCGATTGCTGCGGCGCCACCGACAAGAGCAATCATGACGCCGCGCTCAACATGGTGCTCATGCAGGGCGGCGTGTTCGGCACGGTATCGGACTCGGCGTCGATGCTCGCCACGCTCGGACGCTAA
- a CDS encoding BMP family ABC transporter substrate-binding protein, protein MINRREFIKGAGALALGSALPFDLAFGASNLTVGVIYVGARGDYGYNQAQAQAAAVIKKLPNVKVVEEENVPETVAVQKTMEAMIEQDGATLIFATSFGYFDPHVLKMAAKYPKVRFAHCGGLWKQGNPSNIASYFGYIDECQYLNGVVAGHMSKSKKLGFVAAKPIPQVLRNINAFTLGAQSVDPAITTNVIFTGDWSMPVKEAEATNSLIDQGCDVLTCHVDGPKVVIETAEKRGAMSCGYHASQAALAPKGYLTGAEWDWATPYKELVTDAQSGKPQPNILRGGLKEGFVKMSPYGAKVTADAKTNADAIKTKMVAGDYAIFKGPMKDNKGGTAIAAGTSHPQTDIALESMNYLVAGVVGQI, encoded by the coding sequence ATGATCAACCGCCGTGAGTTCATCAAGGGCGCGGGCGCGCTCGCGCTCGGCAGTGCATTGCCGTTCGATCTGGCGTTCGGCGCGAGCAATCTCACGGTCGGCGTGATCTACGTCGGCGCGCGCGGCGACTATGGCTACAACCAGGCGCAGGCGCAAGCCGCTGCAGTCATCAAAAAGCTACCCAACGTGAAAGTGGTCGAGGAAGAGAACGTGCCCGAGACCGTGGCCGTGCAAAAGACCATGGAAGCGATGATCGAGCAGGACGGCGCCACGCTCATCTTCGCGACCTCGTTCGGTTATTTCGATCCGCACGTCCTGAAGATGGCCGCGAAGTATCCGAAGGTACGCTTCGCGCATTGCGGCGGATTGTGGAAGCAGGGCAACCCATCGAATATCGCGAGCTACTTCGGTTATATCGACGAATGTCAGTATCTGAACGGCGTCGTCGCGGGTCATATGAGCAAGAGCAAGAAGCTCGGCTTCGTCGCGGCCAAGCCCATTCCGCAGGTGCTGCGCAACATCAACGCGTTCACGCTGGGCGCGCAATCGGTCGATCCGGCCATCACGACGAACGTGATCTTCACCGGCGACTGGTCGATGCCCGTCAAGGAAGCCGAAGCGACCAACAGTCTCATCGATCAAGGCTGCGATGTGCTTACGTGTCACGTCGATGGTCCCAAGGTCGTCATTGAAACAGCGGAGAAGCGCGGTGCGATGAGTTGCGGCTATCACGCGAGCCAGGCCGCGCTCGCGCCGAAGGGTTATCTCACGGGCGCGGAATGGGACTGGGCGACGCCCTACAAGGAACTCGTCACGGATGCGCAAAGCGGCAAGCCGCAGCCCAACATTCTGCGCGGCGGCCTCAAGGAAGGCTTCGTGAAGATGTCGCCATACGGCGCGAAGGTCACGGCCGATGCGAAGACCAACGCAGACGCCATCAAGACGAAGATGGTCGCGGGCGACTACGCCATCTTCAAGGGGCCGATGAAGGACAACAAGGGCGGCACGGCAATCGCGGCGGGCACGAGTCATCCGCAGACGGACATCGCGCTCGAGAGCATGAACTATCTCGTGGCGGGTGTGGTGGGGCAAATCTGA
- a CDS encoding ABC transporter ATP-binding protein encodes MTPARQALGVEVVGATKRFGAFTALDDVTLKVRPGTVHALLGENGAGKSTLVKGLVGYGVLDQGEIVADSRQVKIASPRDAQALGIGMVYQHFTLAAGLSVEENLLLARGRLSWKIDWPKERAALDAFMRGMPFRLALDTPVASLAAGEKQKLEILKQLYLQQRFLILDEPTSVLTPQEADEVLGLMRDLASSGALTVLMITHKFREVMSYADDVTVLRKGKLVGTSRVADTNRDSLAAMMMGGDAPHAATDVERPPRKPLAANAPVRLALSGLCVVDDRGHMAVREVSLAVKSGEILGIAGVSGNGQKELIEALVGQRPVHAGEMRMHGEPYTATRDEMTRLRVFALPEEPLRNACVAGMSIAENLALRDFDRAPMKQGGWRLDRRAMRERAERLIADFNVRPPVPARAIGTLSGGNVQRAVLARELGQAVDVLIVANPVFGLDFASVADIHARILAARDTGAAVLLVSEDLDELLELADRIAVIAEGRLVHESAASTADRVTLGRHMAGHSDSTDSGVAEPVTAHA; translated from the coding sequence ATGACGCCCGCTCGCCAAGCGCTGGGAGTCGAAGTGGTCGGCGCGACCAAGCGTTTCGGCGCGTTTACCGCGCTCGACGATGTCACGCTAAAAGTGCGACCCGGCACCGTACATGCGCTGCTCGGCGAGAACGGCGCGGGCAAGAGCACGCTCGTGAAGGGACTCGTGGGATACGGCGTGCTCGATCAAGGCGAGATCGTCGCGGATAGCCGTCAAGTGAAGATCGCTTCGCCCCGCGACGCGCAGGCGCTTGGCATCGGCATGGTGTATCAGCATTTCACGCTGGCAGCGGGGCTTTCCGTTGAAGAGAATCTACTGCTCGCGCGGGGCCGGTTGTCGTGGAAGATCGACTGGCCGAAGGAACGCGCCGCGCTCGACGCCTTCATGCGCGGCATGCCGTTTCGTCTTGCGCTCGATACGCCCGTCGCGAGTCTTGCCGCTGGTGAAAAGCAGAAGCTGGAGATTCTCAAGCAACTCTATTTGCAGCAACGCTTCCTGATTCTCGACGAACCCACTTCGGTGCTCACGCCGCAAGAAGCCGACGAAGTGCTGGGGTTGATGCGCGATCTTGCTTCGAGCGGCGCGTTGACGGTCCTCATGATCACGCACAAGTTCCGAGAGGTGATGTCTTATGCCGATGACGTAACCGTGCTGCGCAAAGGCAAACTCGTCGGAACGAGCCGAGTGGCGGACACGAATCGCGACAGCCTTGCCGCGATGATGATGGGCGGCGACGCGCCTCATGCCGCAACGGATGTCGAGCGTCCGCCGCGCAAGCCGCTCGCTGCCAATGCACCCGTGCGTCTCGCGTTGTCCGGCCTATGCGTCGTGGATGATCGCGGACATATGGCCGTGCGTGAAGTGTCGCTTGCGGTGAAGTCGGGCGAGATACTCGGCATTGCAGGCGTGTCGGGCAATGGACAGAAGGAACTGATCGAAGCGCTCGTCGGCCAGCGCCCTGTGCATGCAGGCGAGATGCGCATGCATGGCGAACCCTACACGGCGACACGCGACGAGATGACCCGTCTGCGGGTTTTTGCGTTACCCGAAGAGCCGCTGCGCAATGCATGCGTGGCGGGCATGAGTATCGCGGAGAATCTTGCGCTGCGCGATTTCGATCGCGCGCCGATGAAGCAAGGCGGCTGGCGTCTGGACCGCCGTGCTATGCGTGAACGCGCGGAACGCTTGATTGCCGACTTCAACGTGCGCCCGCCCGTGCCCGCGCGCGCCATCGGCACGTTGTCGGGCGGCAATGTGCAACGCGCGGTGCTGGCACGTGAACTGGGGCAAGCGGTGGATGTGCTGATCGTCGCGAATCCCGTGTTCGGGCTGGACTTCGCATCGGTCGCGGATATCCATGCGCGCATTCTCGCCGCGCGCGACACGGGCGCCGCCGTGCTGCTCGTGAGCGAAGACCTCGATGAACTGCTGGAACTCGCGGATCGCATCGCGGTGATCGCCGAAGGGCGGCTCGTGCACGAAAGCGCCGCGAGCACCGCGGATCGCGTCACGCTGGGGCGGCACATGGCCGGTCACAGTGACAGCACGGATAGCGGTGTGGCCGAACCCGTCACCGCGCATGCGTGA
- a CDS encoding formamidase, giving the protein MSSSGLGGLNKSPQGMVIGLVQLQNPDVATPADVAAQTRRIVEMVGKARRNNPAMDLVVFPEYALHGLSMRIDDDIMCDLDGPEVRAFKDACIEHRIWGCFSIMERNRGGNPYNSGIVIDEQGEIKLYYRKLHPWVPVEPWEPGNLGVPVCIGPNGAKLSLIICHDGMFPEMAREAAYKGAEIILRTAGYTAPIRHAWRITNQSNAFQNLAQTASVCLCGTDGSFDSMGEGMFCDFDGTIMVEGSHRPDEIITCEMRPDLVREARVHWGVENNIYQFGHRGYVAVKGGARDCPYTFMQDMVRGEYHLPWEDEVKITDGQSCGFPAPARHYKG; this is encoded by the coding sequence ATGAGTTCGAGCGGACTGGGCGGTCTCAACAAATCGCCGCAAGGAATGGTGATAGGTCTCGTGCAATTGCAGAATCCCGACGTTGCGACGCCCGCGGATGTTGCGGCGCAGACGCGGCGTATCGTCGAGATGGTTGGCAAGGCGCGGCGCAACAATCCGGCGATGGACCTCGTCGTGTTCCCCGAGTACGCGCTGCACGGCCTCTCGATGCGTATCGACGACGACATCATGTGCGATCTCGATGGTCCAGAAGTGCGGGCGTTCAAAGACGCGTGCATCGAACATCGCATTTGGGGCTGCTTTTCGATCATGGAGCGCAATCGCGGAGGCAATCCTTATAACAGCGGTATCGTTATCGACGAACAAGGCGAGATCAAGCTCTATTACCGCAAGCTGCATCCGTGGGTTCCGGTTGAACCGTGGGAACCGGGCAATTTAGGCGTGCCGGTTTGCATCGGACCGAATGGTGCGAAGCTTTCCCTGATCATCTGCCATGACGGCATGTTTCCAGAGATGGCGCGCGAGGCCGCGTATAAGGGCGCTGAAATCATTCTGCGCACGGCGGGCTACACCGCGCCCATTCGCCACGCATGGCGCATCACGAATCAATCGAACGCATTTCAGAACCTCGCGCAAACGGCAAGCGTTTGCCTCTGCGGTACGGATGGTTCGTTCGATTCCATGGGCGAAGGCATGTTCTGCGACTTCGACGGCACCATCATGGTCGAGGGCAGTCATCGGCCGGATGAGATCATCACTTGCGAAATGCGCCCGGACCTCGTTCGCGAAGCGCGCGTGCATTGGGGCGTGGAAAACAACATCTACCAGTTCGGCCATCGCGGTTATGTCGCCGTGAAAGGCGGTGCGCGCGATTGTCCCTACACGTTCATGCAGGACATGGTGCGCGGCGAATATCATCTGCCGTGGGAAGACGAAGTGAAGATCACGGACGGTCAATCGTGCGGTTTTCCCGCACCCGCACGCCATTACAAGGGCTGA
- a CDS encoding LysR family transcriptional regulator, with translation MLNYRHLHYFWVVVKEGGFARAAERLDMAVQTISAQVRELEKSLGHQLLKPSGRGVTMTEAGHAAYARAEEIFQIGQHIADEVREAASGKLARLAVGLSDGISKLAAHALLEPVLGNPALRLLCHEGETDELLGELALHRLDLVLASQPAPHNHNLRLTSERLIASPVDWYGPASVVRKSAVDQFPDSLAALPMLLPTGHSSLRARLDRWLETERIVPRIVGEFEDSALMAVFGARGLGVFPLAEFGAGETPLLRGLRWLGRSEEVKEEIYAIVSRRGRHHPLTQEVLARAAS, from the coding sequence ATGCTCAACTATCGACATCTGCATTACTTCTGGGTCGTGGTCAAGGAAGGCGGTTTTGCACGCGCGGCGGAACGGCTCGACATGGCCGTGCAGACCATCAGCGCACAAGTGCGCGAACTCGAGAAATCGCTCGGTCATCAGTTGCTGAAGCCATCGGGACGCGGCGTGACGATGACCGAAGCCGGCCACGCGGCCTATGCTCGCGCCGAGGAAATTTTTCAGATTGGTCAGCATATTGCGGACGAAGTGCGCGAGGCCGCAAGCGGAAAGCTTGCACGGCTTGCCGTGGGTCTGTCGGATGGCATATCCAAGCTGGCGGCGCATGCGCTGCTCGAACCCGTACTCGGCAATCCGGCGCTGCGTCTCTTGTGTCACGAAGGCGAGACCGACGAACTGCTCGGCGAGCTTGCGCTGCATCGGCTGGATCTCGTGCTCGCAAGCCAGCCTGCACCGCACAATCACAATCTGCGTTTGACGAGCGAGCGGTTGATCGCCTCGCCCGTTGACTGGTATGGGCCGGCGTCTGTCGTGCGCAAGAGCGCGGTCGATCAATTTCCCGACAGCCTCGCCGCATTGCCCATGCTTTTGCCAACCGGACACTCGTCGTTGCGCGCGCGTCTGGACAGATGGCTGGAGACGGAGCGTATCGTGCCGCGCATTGTCGGCGAATTCGAGGATAGCGCCTTGATGGCCGTGTTCGGTGCGCGTGGGCTCGGCGTGTTTCCGCTGGCCGAATTCGGTGCGGGCGAGACGCCGTTGTTACGCGGTCTTCGCTGGCTAGGCCGTTCCGAGGAAGTGAAAGAAGAGATTTACGCGATCGTGTCGCGACGTGGAAGGCATCATCCTTTGACTCAGGAAGTGCTGGCTCGGGCAGCTTCCTAG